A genomic region of Streptomyces sp. R33 contains the following coding sequences:
- a CDS encoding response regulator transcription factor: MTTGTGPTTILLCDDHAVVRAGLLALLGSAPDIEVLGEAGSGEEAVALAAKLRPDVVLMDLQLGEGIDGVEATRRITAVTDPPHVLVLTTYDTDADVTRAIAAGATGYLLKAERPEELFSAIHSAAAGRTTLSPPVASRVMAAMRGSRPTLTDRELDILGQLARGLGNRDIARALFISEATVKTHLGRIYDKLGVDTRAGAVSVAKEQRLLP, translated from the coding sequence ATGACGACTGGAACCGGCCCGACGACGATCCTGCTCTGCGACGACCACGCCGTGGTCCGCGCCGGCCTGCTGGCGCTGCTGGGCAGCGCCCCGGACATCGAGGTCCTGGGCGAGGCGGGCAGCGGCGAGGAGGCCGTGGCCCTGGCGGCGAAGCTGCGCCCCGACGTGGTGCTGATGGACCTCCAGCTGGGCGAGGGCATCGACGGGGTGGAGGCCACCCGCCGCATCACGGCGGTGACCGACCCCCCGCACGTCCTGGTCCTCACGACGTACGACACGGACGCGGACGTCACCCGCGCCATCGCGGCGGGCGCCACGGGCTACCTGCTGAAGGCGGAGCGCCCCGAGGAGCTGTTCTCCGCGATCCACTCGGCGGCGGCGGGCCGCACGACGCTCTCCCCGCCGGTGGCGAGCCGCGTGATGGCCGCGATGCGGGGCTCCCGCCCGACGCTGACCGACCGCGAGCTGGACATCCTGGGCCAGTTGGCGCGGGGGCTGGGCAACCGCGACATCGCGCGGGCCCTGTTCATCAGCGAGGCCACGGTGAAGACCCACCTGGGCCGCATCTACGACAAGCTCGGCGTGGACACGCGCGCGGGAGCGGTCTCGGTGGCCAAGGAGCAGCGCCTGCTGCCGTGA